The Arachis ipaensis cultivar K30076 chromosome B07, Araip1.1, whole genome shotgun sequence genome includes a window with the following:
- the LOC107607828 gene encoding inositol oxygenase 4-like has product MAIQTEHSAHGSQAEKKKNVHTEETSELVSAKDKTFKAPESNAFDQSFRDYDIESERQKRVEEFYRLQHINQTYDFVKKMREHYKKLDKAEMSIWECCELLNEVVDDSDPDLDEPQIQHLLQTAEAIRKDYPNEDWLHLTALIHDLGKILHLPQFGELPQWAVVGDTFPVGCAFDEKNVHHKYFKENPDSKNPAYNTKDGVYSKGCGLDNVLMSWGHDDYMYMVAKENGTTLPSPGLFIIRYHSFYPFHKEGAYTHLMSEEDFENLKWLHIFNKYDLYSKSKVLVDVEKVKPYYQSLIDKYFPAKLKW; this is encoded by the exons ATGGCCATCCAGACTGAGCACTCTGCCCATG GTTCTCAAGCTGAGAAAAAGAAGAATGTGCACACTGAAGAAACCAGTGAGCTTGTGTCGGCAAAGGACAAAACGTTTAAGGCCCCAGAAAGCAATGCATTTGACCAATCCTTCAG GGATTATGATATTGAAAGTGAAAGACAAAAACGTGTGGAAGAATTCTATAGATTACAACACATTAATCAGACATATGATTTT GTAAAGAAAATGAGGGAGCACTATAAGAAATTGGACAAAGCAGAAATGAGCATATGGGAATGTTGTGAGCTGCTTAATGAAGTAGTGGATGATAGTGATCCTGATTTGGATGAACCTCAAATTCAACATTTGTTGCAAACTGCAGAAGCCATTAGAAAAGATTATCCTAACGAAGATTGGTTACATTTGACTGCTCTCATCCATG ACCTCGGAAAGATTCTTCACCTTCCTCAATTCGGTGAGCTTCCTCAATGGGCTGTTGTTG GAGATACCTTTCCTGTTGGTTGTGCCTTTGATGAAAAAAATGTTCACCACAAG TATTTCAAGGAAAACCCAGATAGCAAAAATCCTGCTTATAACACTAAAGATGGAGTCTATAGTAAAGGATGTGGATTAGATAATGTACTCATGTCATGGGGACATGATGACTATATGTATATG GTAGCAAAGGAAAATGGAACCACTTTACCTTCACCTGGCTTATTCATTATTAGATATCACTCATTTTATC CTTTCCATAAGGAGGGAGCATATACTCATCTCATGAGTGAAGAAGATTTTGAGAACTTGAAGTGGCTTCACATTTTCAA TAAATATGATCTCTATAGCAAAAGCAAAGTTTTGGTGGACGTTGAAAAAGTGAAGCCATACTATCAATCACTTATTGACAAG TATTTTCCAGCAAAACTGAAGTGGTGA